The nucleotide window GCCTTTTTCGTTAGGATACAGCAAGTAGGCGGGATCACTCTGCCATACTTCCTTTGTATCAATATTCATGGCAGAGAGTTTACCGGTGAAAGCAGCACCGGTATCGATGTTATGCACATTTACCCTCACCATCGGCAGTTCTTCGTCATAATTCAGCGTGGGTGTATGACCGATGTAAATTTCTTCGTATAGCAGTAAACGTTTGGGATAACAACGTGAATCTTTTTTCAGGCGTTGGTCCATTGCCAGTGCCAGTTCCCACAGCGTGCGGTCCCAATAACACATAGCTTCAAAACGTTCATATGCCGGGCCATGCATGGAAGCATATCCGGCATGTATAAACAGTCGGTCATCTTCTTCATAATAATTCAGCATCCTGTTAAAAAAAGTAAGATGGTGAATCCTGTCATGATCAGACAGTTTAAGATAACTGGACACAGTAGCTCTGCCTCCGTGCTGTAGCCAGCTGGCAACAGGCTGTTCGCCGGCCAGCCACATCTCGCACCAGGCATCGTGGTTGCCTTTGATAAAAATACAGGTATACTGCGTAGACAGCTCCATCAGATAATGGATCAGCTCTGCTGATTCAGACCAGCCATC belongs to Chitinophaga sp. HK235 and includes:
- a CDS encoding metallophosphoesterase: MPATYVIGDIHGALKALQQLIARIAPEKDDRFIFLGDYVDGWSESAELIHYLMELSTQYTCIFIKGNHDAWCEMWLAGEQPVASWLQHGGRATVSSYLKLSDHDRIHHLTFFNRMLNYYEEDDRLFIHAGYASMHGPAYERFEAMCYWDRTLWELALAMDQRLKKDSRCYPKRLLLYEEIYIGHTPTLNYDEELPMVRVNVHNIDTGAAFTGKLSAMNIDTKEVWQSDPAYLLYPNEKGRNP